TGGTGAGACGACAGACCTTTGTTTAGTCGTACAGGCATTTCAAGCTTCCGAAGAAGTGGTTCCATCTCATGTGTGAACTGTTCTAGAGGACCTTCCTTCAGTTCAACCTAATCATTTAGGTGGTACCAATATAGTAATTAAGATAAAAGTAACGaaacaaagttttttaaataacaaagaGAAGCAGAGCCTGATCATAGTCAagcttatttatttatctagaAACAACAGTATATAGAGATGGCACAAGTTCTGTTCACAAACCGTTTCTACTGCAATGCTTCCGGTCCTTGAAAAGTCGGAATCCTCATAAGCGTTAAATAAGCTGCAATACACAACCAGAAGAAGTATTGTGAACAGTTACAACAACTAGACATGTATACAATTCAAACCCGTCACTGTTGTTTCACCAAagcaaaagaggaaaaaagagGACGTCAAGAGATACATAGATAGATACCTTTCGACTTCTTCCTTTGGCATATCAGTAACAAGAAGTCCAGTATCACCACGAAGCAGCTGAAACAACATTCCACAACATATGTAAATCTAACTGACAAAAAATGACCATTTAACATAAAAGAACCATTGTAAGAAGCAGAATACACAAACCTTGGAGACTTTGTAGATACCAGAACGGAGTTCATCTTCTGCAGAACGACCAAGAGCAACCTGCATCACTTTGTTCGAACCTAGGAAGAACCTAGACAAATAAGAACCGAGTCAGTCATAACATTCAAGTAATTCTAACATCAACCAGAAGAAGGACAAAGAAACTAACTTTCCATTGTGCCTAAACTGCTGCCTAAACTCCttgaatttgatatttctcatgttttcaaaagagaaaacatagaCAGAGGAATATTTTTCAACAGCCTCCCTAATTCCATTCACAATACACTCCTTATGctctcttcctttcttcttcgtcttagACAAAGTCACTGCAgcaaaaaatcagaaaacaaaacccttaGATAAACCATTCATCAATCGATTCAACCATAGAAGCTATGAAAAAACATTACTAACTCCAACAAgttaaagtttttttcaaaagggTTCCTCTAAAAACctaacaaaaccctaaaacccttGACGGCGGCTACAAAAGTTACAGCTTCCAAAACCAGTGACAGAGATACAATGGTTCAGACAATAGAGAGCAGAAAGagtgaaggaagaagagttCTAACCTGGTCTATCTCGCTTTGATTTAGGCATAGCTGAGGTTTCAAATGTTGTATGGAAGTGAGAGGAACGAAAGTGAAGGAGAACGGCTTCTGTTTATTAAGCTCCTTTCAATTTTCTTCAGGGAAACTGAAACCCTTGTTCCCTTGTTTGCTTTAATTCGCACTTTTTAATCTGGACCCCTAATTCAACCCGATCCGGATCCGGCCCGTTTCAGGCCTTTTAGCTATCAGAAATCTGGgccgatttttttttgtcattggAGGGTGTActagtttaaatttaaatggATTATagtgtttttagttttttttgttttgttgtgcaaaagtttttaagttaagaaattaaagttttaaatttaatgttataaaaattaattaaaaagtggtactttcaaaatcatattattaaACCTCTTAATAatgaattataaattatttatatgaatGCTCGGAAATTAAACAATGTAAACGTATAGGGAACAATAGGAACAACCATTAGTAGTGAGTAGTGATCTCACTACTGGCAATTTGTTCGAGACTAAGGGGATGGGTCCACTCATTTGTAGAAGTCCTCAACCCTTCTCATGCTCGTAGTAGTCGCCGTGGcttgtgttttgttcttgGACGAGAAGTTTATTTGGGAAGGTAAaagacaatttatttattaagatttgataatatttataagCATACactatattattgttttcaaattgaaGTGTACTTGAagcaatatatttatttttatttttactagGAGCAATATTGATTGTATGTGGGCTATATATATGTCGTGCTATATGGCGAAAAGATCAAGAGATGAGTGGAATTAGTTCCGTCGGgggaattaaaaaaacacacaaaaatcgCTCGAGATTGTTATAGCTAGTGGTATTGATAGTGGCTCGATCTATggcataaaagaaaatgatggaaAATATATGACATTCAATTGGGGTATCATAACGTTCTCTAGaggtttttttgtgtgtgaaatTTTAATTGGGTCAGTAtgaatataactttttttctttctcattcttataatatgtatgtatgaatTGATACTTGGTTTTCACTTTTGGTCGTATCATCTTTATGCAAGTCACATGAAAGAGAGCAGAAGAATGGAAAGAGAATCCAAGCCCAAAACTTCCACATTTGGATCTTTACCAAGTGTATTTGGCTTTACGTACGCATGTTGCTTACTGACAATAATGATATACGagcctttttctttcttttggagTTCTTGTGTGTGG
This sequence is a window from Arabidopsis thaliana chromosome 1 sequence. Protein-coding genes within it:
- a CDS encoding Ribosomal protein L10 family protein (Ribosomal protein L10 family protein; FUNCTIONS IN: structural constituent of ribosome; INVOLVED IN: translation, ribosome biogenesis; LOCATED IN: cytosolic ribosome, ribosome; EXPRESSED IN: 23 plant structures; EXPRESSED DURING: 13 growth stages; CONTAINS InterPro DOMAIN/s: Ribosomal protein L10 (InterPro:IPR001790); BEST Arabidopsis thaliana protein match is: Ribosomal protein L10 family protein (TAIR:AT3G11250.1); Has 1099 Blast hits to 1097 proteins in 339 species: Archae - 116; Bacteria - 0; Metazoa - 360; Fungi - 259; Plants - 172; Viruses - 0; Other Eukaryotes - 192 (source: NCBI BLink).), with product MPKSKRDRPVTLSKTKKKGREHKECIVNGIREAVEKYSSVYVFSFENMRNIKFKEFRQQFRHNGKFFLGSNKVMQVALGRSAEDELRSGIYKVSKLLRGDTGLLVTDMPKEEVESLFNAYEDSDFSRTGSIAVETVELKEGPLEQFTHEMEPLLRKLEMPVRLNKGTVELVADFVVCEEGKQLSPKSAHILRLLRMKMATFKLNLLCRWSPSDFELYREDLSELYREDLSDVETS